Within the Pseudomonas chlororaphis subsp. aurantiaca genome, the region CAGGGCCAGTGCTGTGCTTGTTTTCAACCAGACTTGAGTTTTCATGAGTGAGATTCCTTGCACCTGTTACAACGTTTTGTCGTTTTCGATAACTCCCCAGTTCTGTTGCCGGAGATGTTTTCGTCCGTTGTCGCTATAAAAGGTCCAAGGGCTTTTTTTCACCATTCTCAACTTGGTATTAACAACTTATATATCGGCTGTTTTTGCTCCTGCGGAGGGACTAATACCAAAGGTATGGTGGACGCATCTATTTTTAATAAGGTGTTATTAATCAGTATCTTGTATTTTTGGTTTTCGAAGTTTCAGGGCACTTAAACGAAAGTTATATATATACAATTAATTGTCTGGCGGCCCCGTCACGGATTTGGCGTCAACTTGCCTTATAATCCGCAGCCTGGATGTTGTTTGGAGAAACTTTATGCCTGCCCCTGTCTGGTGGCTGCTGTGCCTGCCGGTGGTTGCCGGTGCTTTCCTACCCCTGCAAGCGGGAATCAACGGCCAATTGGCCAAGCAGGTTTCCAGCGTGCTGGCGGCGGCGCTGATCTCGTTTTTTGTTGGTACCGTGGCCTTGCTGGTCCTGGCCATGGCCCAGCGCGAAGTACCCGGCCTGAGTGCCTTGAAAAGCCTGACCTGGTGGCACTGGTGCGGCGGTCTGCTGGGGGCGTTTTTCATTGTCACCGCGGCCTTCGCCGGCCCGCGGATCGGCGCCCTGCTGTTCATGGCCCTGGTGCTGGCCGGGCAGTTGGGCATGGCCCTGGCGCTGGACCATTTCGGCTGGGCGGGTTTTCGCGAGGCGCCCATCAGCCTAGGCAAGATTGCCGGGCTGGTGCTGATCCTGGCGGGGGTGTTCCTGATTCGTCGCGGTTGAGGCGGGCTCAGCCCAACGGTTGCCAATGCCCGCTCATATGCTCCAGGTCGCCCGCGCCGGTCAGGCGCAGGTCACCGCTCGACCCTGCGGCGCTCGCCAGCAGGCACACCTCGCTGGGCAGGCGCACCGGCTTTCGGAAGTCCACGGCGATCTCGATATTGGCCGCCGGCAAATGCTCGCTCAACGCCGCCAGAGTCCGCGCCTTGTTCCACAGGCCGTGGGCGATGGCCTGGGGGAAGCCGAACATTCGGGCGCTCACCGCGCTCAGGTGAATCGGGTTGTAGTCGCCGGACACCCGGGCGTAACGCCGGCCGATATCGGCGGGGGCTTGCCAGCGCGTCAGCTCGCTGAGGCTGGTCTCGCTCGGCGGCTCTTCGGCCGGGGCTTCACCCGGCAGTTGCACACCCCGGCAGAGCATCCGGCTTTGCGCTTCCCACAGGGGCCCGAGAGCGTCGTCGACGCTGGTCAACAGATCGAAAACCGCGCCTTTGGCATGGGGCTGCAAGTTGTCCACACGCACGCTGATGCTCAAGTTGCCGACCCCACCCATGGGCCGCAGCACGCGAATGCGGTTGGCCAGGTGGATCAACCCCAGCAGCGGAAAGGGAAAGTCCTTGGCGGTCAGTAATTGCATCTGCAGGGCGAACGCCAGCACATGGGGATAGGTCGGCGGCAGCAGGCCGTTCTCGGTAAAACCGCAGACCTGGCGATAGGCCGCAAGCTTCGCCGGCTGCACGCTCACCGGGTGGCGCAGGCCATATTCAGGCAGCTCGGTGCCGGTGATTCTGCGGCGGGTCGCGGCCTTCCAGTACAGCTCGGGCAGGTTCGGCGGGGTATCCAGCTCATGCCATTGCAGGCTCATGTTCACGCTCCCAATACGCTTTGCCCACAGACGCGCAGCGCTTGCCCGGTGACCGCGCCGGTGCCCGGCTGGCCGAGCCAGGCCACGGCTTCGGCGACGTCCTGCGGCAGGCCGCCTTGCCCCAGCGAACTCATGCGCCGCCCGGCTTCGCGCAGGGCGAACGGAATGTGCGCGGTCATCTGGGTCTCGATAAAACCCGGGGCCACGGCGTTGATGCTGATGCCGCGCTCCTGCAACAGCGGAGCCCAGGCCTGGGCCAGGCCGATCAGCCCGGCCTTGCTCGCCGCATAGTTGGTCTGCCCGCGATTGCCGGCGATGCCGCTGATGGACGCCAGCAGGATCACCCGGCCGTTGTCGCGCAGGGTGCCGCTGTCCAGCAGTGCCTGGGTCAGCACCTGCGGGGCGTTGAGGTTGACCGCCAGCACCGCGTCCCAGAACTCCGGGGTCATGTTGGCCAGGGTCTTGTCGCGGGTGATGCCAGCGTTATGCACCAGGATATCGATGCCGTCCGGCAACTGTTCCATCAGCCGGGTCGCGGCGTCTTCGGCGCAGATATCCAGGGTGATCGCGTGGCCGCCCAGGCGCGCGGCCAGGGCTTCGAGGTCGGTCTTGGCGGCGGGCACGTCCAGCAGCACCACCTGGGCGCCATCCCGGGCCAGGGTCTCGGCGATCGCCGCGCCAATGCCGCGCGCCGCGCCGGTGACCAGGGCCCGCGCGCCGGCCAGGGGCCGGGTCCAGTCCTGGACCTGGGTGGCGCAGGGGGTCAGGCGGATCGCCTGGCCGGAGATGTAAGCGCTTTTCGGCGAGAGAAAGAACCGCAGCGCGCCTTCCAGCTGGCTTTCGGCACCCTCACCGACGTACAGCAATTGCAGGGTGGCGCCGCCGCGCAGCTCCTTGGCCAGCGAACGGCTGAAGCCCTCCACGGCGCGCTGGGCGCTGGCGGCGAACGGATCTCCGAGGGTTTCCGGGGCGCGGCCGAGAATCACCAGGTGCGCGCTGGGCTCGAGGTTCTTCATCAGCGGCTGGAAAAATTCGCGCAATTGCTTGAGCTGGTCGGTCTGCAGGATATCGCTGGCGTCGAACACCACGGCCTTGAGCCTGGGACCGTGGCCGGGAATCCAGGCCGTGGCGAGGGTCGGATCGGTGCCGTAGCTGTAGATGCTCTCGGTCAGCCGCGGGGCAATGGCGCCGACCTGCTGGGTCAGCTGGCCGCCGCCGATCAGCAGCGCACCCTCGACCGGGCGCATGCGGCCGGCCTGCCAGCGCTCCAGGCGCACCGGCGACGGCAGGCCAAGGGCCCCGACCAGGCGGTGGCCGATGGACGAGTTGGCGAAGTCGATGTAACGATCTGACATGTAACACTCTCCGGTCAGGCTGTCTGAAAACTACTGCGGGCTTCGCGCGCAATCCTGCGTTAAAAACAGGCTCGGAATGCTCATTTAGGTGTCTAAACTCCGCTTTCTCGCCTGTTTTTGCCTTGTCTTGCCTTCGCTCGCTACGTTTTCAAGCAGCCTGATTGCTGGGGTTCAAAGTGTGGACCACGAGGGGCCTTAGGTCGTTCGATCCATGAGATACAACCTACGCTTGTCGGTTGTGCCACTCACAGAATAGGGAGCTTTCCATGACTCAGCTGCGTCGTGTTGCGATTATCGGCGGCAACCGCATCCCCTTTGCCCGTTCCAACGGGCCTTACGCCACTGCGAGCAACCAGGCCATGCTGACCGCGGCCCTGGAAGGCCTGATCGAACGCTACAACCTGCACGGCCTGCGCCTGGGCGAGGTGGCCGCCGGCGCGGTGCTCAAGCACTCCCGGGATTTCAACCTGACCCGCGAATGCGTGCTCGGCTCGCGGCTGTCGCCGACCACCCCCGCCTACGATATCCAGCAAGCCTGCGGCACCGGCCTGGAAGCGGCGTTGCTGGTGGCCAACAAGATTGCCCTGGGGCAGATCGACTGCGGCATCGCCGGCGGCGTCGATACCACCTCGGACGCGCCGATCGGGGTCAACGAAGGGCTGCGCAAGATCCTGCTGCAGGCCAATCGCGGCAAGACCCTGGGCGACAAACTCAAGACCTTCCTGCAACTGCGCCCCCGGCACCTTAAGCCGGAGCTGCCGCGCAACGGCGAGCCGCGTACCGGCTTGTCCATGGGCCAGCACTGCGAGCTGATGGCGCAAACCTGGAACATTCCCCGCGACGAGCAGGATCAACTGGCGCTGGAGAGCCATCGGAAAATGGCCACCGCCTATACCGAGGGCTGGCACGACGATCTGATGACCCCCTTCCTCGGCTTGACCCGCGACAACAATCTGCGTCCGGACCTGACCCTGGAAAAACTGGCGTCGCTGAAGCCGGTGTTCGAGCGCGGCGACAAAGCCACCCTGACCGCGGGCAACTCCACGCCGTTGACCGATGGCGCGTCCCTGGTGCTGCTGGGCAGTGAGGAATGGGCGAAGGAACGTGGCTTGCC harbors:
- a CDS encoding acetyl-CoA C-acetyltransferase translates to MTQLRRVAIIGGNRIPFARSNGPYATASNQAMLTAALEGLIERYNLHGLRLGEVAAGAVLKHSRDFNLTRECVLGSRLSPTTPAYDIQQACGTGLEAALLVANKIALGQIDCGIAGGVDTTSDAPIGVNEGLRKILLQANRGKTLGDKLKTFLQLRPRHLKPELPRNGEPRTGLSMGQHCELMAQTWNIPRDEQDQLALESHRKMATAYTEGWHDDLMTPFLGLTRDNNLRPDLTLEKLASLKPVFERGDKATLTAGNSTPLTDGASLVLLGSEEWAKERGLPILAYLRDGEAAAVDFVHGAEGLLMAPVYAVPRLLARNGLTLQDFDYYEIHEAFAAQVLCTLKAWEDGDYCKTRLGLDAPLGSIDRSRLNVKGSSLAAGHPFAATGGRIVANLAKLLEVAGKGRGLISICAAGGQGVTAIVER
- a CDS encoding 3-oxoacyl-ACP reductase, encoding MSDRYIDFANSSIGHRLVGALGLPSPVRLERWQAGRMRPVEGALLIGGGQLTQQVGAIAPRLTESIYSYGTDPTLATAWIPGHGPRLKAVVFDASDILQTDQLKQLREFFQPLMKNLEPSAHLVILGRAPETLGDPFAASAQRAVEGFSRSLAKELRGGATLQLLYVGEGAESQLEGALRFFLSPKSAYISGQAIRLTPCATQVQDWTRPLAGARALVTGAARGIGAAIAETLARDGAQVVLLDVPAAKTDLEALAARLGGHAITLDICAEDAATRLMEQLPDGIDILVHNAGITRDKTLANMTPEFWDAVLAVNLNAPQVLTQALLDSGTLRDNGRVILLASISGIAGNRGQTNYAASKAGLIGLAQAWAPLLQERGISINAVAPGFIETQMTAHIPFALREAGRRMSSLGQGGLPQDVAEAVAWLGQPGTGAVTGQALRVCGQSVLGA
- a CDS encoding MaoC family dehydratase; translated protein: MSLQWHELDTPPNLPELYWKAATRRRITGTELPEYGLRHPVSVQPAKLAAYRQVCGFTENGLLPPTYPHVLAFALQMQLLTAKDFPFPLLGLIHLANRIRVLRPMGGVGNLSISVRVDNLQPHAKGAVFDLLTSVDDALGPLWEAQSRMLCRGVQLPGEAPAEEPPSETSLSELTRWQAPADIGRRYARVSGDYNPIHLSAVSARMFGFPQAIAHGLWNKARTLAALSEHLPAANIEIAVDFRKPVRLPSEVCLLASAAGSSGDLRLTGAGDLEHMSGHWQPLG
- a CDS encoding DMT family transporter gives rise to the protein MPAPVWWLLCLPVVAGAFLPLQAGINGQLAKQVSSVLAAALISFFVGTVALLVLAMAQREVPGLSALKSLTWWHWCGGLLGAFFIVTAAFAGPRIGALLFMALVLAGQLGMALALDHFGWAGFREAPISLGKIAGLVLILAGVFLIRRG